A stretch of DNA from Acanthochromis polyacanthus isolate Apoly-LR-REF ecotype Palm Island chromosome 21, KAUST_Apoly_ChrSc, whole genome shotgun sequence:
ctctgtttctcttcactgaactgggttcagctccgttgctttagtttgttctttaggtgttggcttgcagcttccagcagtaaaatcgtctttaatgtgtttcttggtgtgctttagggctttgtactggatagctGTCTTgataaatgtggttctttagccatagttagcacatggtgctaatgtgtgcagtgatcaGTGGATTTGAtgcagctgagttgtctttatcttggctgtagtgagtctttagaggttttttgtcagacacattctgtgttcttgtttatgaaccaacgttggttgtccagaaggtaagagttcctgtcctgattctctgtttaaagaggttctctggtaggctgcaggagactttagcacTTGGGTTGTGcgagtttggtttttgtacggtttcatttggacgaccaccttgaggcccctccatgtggtttagtgaggttttctgtaacaattctacaaagcaacctgcagcagaagacactttgagagtttttaggaagttctgaagaccagactttagagcagcagaaacattcatCAGTAgttttgagcaggagaaggtgagcttcagagtagaaatgagaaggaaaccttcttgagctgtgtggtgaggtcctgtaagaacagtttgagcaggttgtgaagagtctgtagttctttggtctgaaagcaccagaagagtcgactcattaaaggagaaaacaggagatgttgttggttcttctgttgctctgcagcttccttagactgaatatcaagtttctattttaagtGATTTACCATGTGAGCCCAAGAAAAcgtcaataaactccctccatcccctgaacataacatattttattaccatgttaaatctctcttttttttcttttttttaaatgttccttGTTctgagctgaagctggattggaacagaccaaagtacagtccaatcacgatgccagctgcctctcaaaaggctccttcatctggcagcacttcttctgaggggaagctgagcttcagcagaactttggagatgtattccagtggttggtggatgtgtggggagatagagagggacctttgaattgttcagaaaggaaaacggggaacccattggtagttttagtttagggtgctactgtagtgtgtttttgggttttaagaggtgaacaggaagagtttttttttttttcagactgatgatcttttacttttactttgttcctggctggaatgcccatcaatatcaacgtgaagttcatttttagttctttttattttactaaaacCCATTTGCTTTTcaccccctcacatgttgtgttgttggaaacttactctttcaaataaatactcgtctaaccctctgTAAACCAacatttggactgtttttgtgttgctcctcacctacttcagacagccgggaaagaacgttttgtggaccaaaggctatactatgatgttttttggatgacatgctatactataggcttttttaattgtcatattactatgatgtttttttttgttttagtttttttgttgtgttttagcaacatagaatttgaacagttttaaaattactatagttttacttgtgcaatgaactattattctatgggattttttagacgacatatactctcatgttttcttgaatgacactattttgacaatatactgcactatgacattttttgaaccacatatacATGAtgattttaggcaacatcctatcattttgcactttttgaaaCACATAatctgttgggttttttttgccgacatgttatactatgaactacaggccatactatgttattcttgaaaagtatactatactttgacattttctgaactacattctatactatggcgttatacacacagtgctttggttacatgttgatttataatctcgatatctttctgttttgttttttgacaggattaccgcagacctgaccgtgaacaccgttgacacccacctgagggagacgctgcctaaaatctcaaggctgcttggtcgtggtcttcCTGGCCCTGCCGGAGAACATCTTtatcaactacgtcttcttttgaagagcccctcagatgctgcaacctctgaccttcaggaggaactgctactttcactgtGTAATGAGACagcggttattttaaagacacagCTCCTGGcagctttgagtgaaaatttaacattcatcaaaacagaactgcagacagttaaatctgagctatcggtcagtatttcaaacatcaagtccgACCCGGATGCCCTAAAGCACATCACTCATCGGAAATCGGAGTATCggcaatgtaaataaaaattgtgggggggcacacggggtggccaatcacATCACAAGGGAGGCCACTGACCCCCCGTGCCCCCACAGAAGATCCGCCACTGCCcgtctgattttttttgggaGTTTTCTCCACGGTGAGGTGTGATGGAATACGAGAGGGCAGTGAAGGGGTCATGTGGTGAAGGAACACCTGATCCTTGTACATTCCACGGCTGCTTAGCGCTGAGGCCTGCTGTCTTCGTGCCTCTGTGAACTGTTGCCACCCCGCAAGTCTCAGGAGGACTCGCAGCCACAACACACACTGTTTATACAACACACACTCAGTCTCTGAATAATTTACACTTCCTGTTGTGCTTGTAATGGACATGAGAGACCTCTACTCCCAAACTATCTGTGATATCTCTGAATCAAGCTGTtttatcataaaaaaaaacaacaacaaaaaaacaaacaggcacAAAAACCTCAAATGAATTCACTTCTGGCAGTGGAAGGTAATTTCCTGCCGCAGCTCCTCACAGATTTTGTGTCTGAAAGTAAGTTCAGCTGCTTTACACGTGTTAACAAACAGCAAAGTCAGCAGTGAGATGAACAGATAAAGCCTTGTCTCTGGCAGATGTTGGAGCTAAACAAACATCACTGACCTCAAAAGAGGAcaaatgctgttttgttttgtttgacattttatttgaaaagtGCATTCAGGATGATTTAAATCCTGGACTCTCCCTTACAAATCACACATTTTTACAGCTCTGCAGGATATTCTAAATGGACATTATCCTTTAGATTCCTCTTAGCAGCTACAACCACTAGATGGcaacaaacctttaaaataataatttgcacAGTTTAAGCCACAAATGATTTATTGGGATTTGTATTACGTCACAAACAGGTTTCTTCTtgccaaaaatgacataaacaagtgaGAGAACAAGGTGAGATGTTGCATGAGAGATGTTAATAATACACTTTTACTAACATTAACATCTCTAACACAACCTCTAAGCATCTTTTGAGGATATTTCCCGCCAAATGAAGCCCATTAGTGAGACAGAACTTCATCATTTAACACTATTTCTgcctttagaaaaaaaaaatgttgttcttaGATTTTTTGATAAACACACAAGAAGGGAGAAATTACCAGGaatatgtggtaaaaaaaaaaaaaaaaagcagcaaattatttcaaaaaaattgacaatttTAAGGGTTTGAATAATTCTCATCATTGAAGTTTCAGTTAAatgatagaaaataaaatatttaatatagtAAAAGTGATTGGCATGAATACTTTGGGGGCATAACAGGATATATCTGAATAGTAGACTAATTTAACTCCAATAAACAGAACAGGGGACTTTTCTGTTGCAACATTTGCAATCTGATTTGGGACATGAGTCACTGGAGGTCAAAACACAAACTTAACAGAGTTATGAGGATTCCTGATTAAGCAGGAAATTAGACTAAATCATACCTGCATGGCTTGAAATCCAGAGTCTTGGGATAATTTGGAGGAGAAATGCCTCATAATATTGTTTGCCTCATaatattgttgtgtttgtttgaggTTGGTGATGTCACAAGTTTGTCTTTTTGCCTTTGCATAACGTGTATTCTGCTGTGATGTGGGTTACTTCAGCCAGCGGTAGGAAGGACACATCAGAATAAGAGGTTTTATGGCCAAGTTGGCTTTTGGCTTGGTGTGTAAGTGCGTAAGAGTAAACGGTAATCTCAATCAAGTGCCATGCCATTCAGCGTAGGCCATCATTTCTCTCGAGCTCCTCCGATCTTTTGCTCTCTGAATTGTTCCATGTGTAGTCATGATATAAGTCCTtctatcattttcattctctgtctgcctcacCCTCTCTTCCCGTtaatttttccagttgtgaCGATATATTCCAGGGTCTCCTTCCttaagatgtgtccaaaaaatgttgcttgccGTTTCCCCAATTTTGTTCAGTAGtatataatttgtgtttagtgatttttttgtttgacattttattatttatgttccaAGATTCCTATCCGTACATCAGAACTGGTAGGATGTAGCAGCTGAGAGTCCTCATACGGAtgctattttcttatttgtcagtatatttttcattaaaaaaaaaaaatgctgttcttgTTATTGCTACTCTGCATTTGATATCTGTTTCACATCGTCCATCTGATGTTATCCATGAACCGAGATATTTGAAATGATGAAGCTGCTTGAGCATTTCTTGGTCTAATTTTATGTTACAGGTTGGGATGAGATTTTTCTTTGAAACTACCattacttctgttttcttttcatttaaagaCAGGCCGAGTTCTTGGCTCTCTATATTAATTAAGGATACTATGGTTTGTAAGTTTTCCTCACTGCTTGCTATCAGCAGTGTGATCAGCATATCATGTGTTATTTATGTTATAACCTCCGATGGTTACTCCCAGGAAGGGTATACTGTTATTTCACATTATAAACTCGttgtaaatattaaaagtgttcgttttttttttttgtattgtatgTGTTAAACACCTGCTGTTTTGCTTCAGCTTAGCTCTGTTagctgttgttttgcatttcagaTTGAGCCATGCTGTAATTATTGTGTGTGATTATCGCCCTCTAGTGGAGCTGGCTGCTGGTGGAATTTGGACAAAAGTGTGGTTTCCTTCACAGGCTGCAGTGGTAAGAGAACTTGGACACGATATTTGACACCTTTCTGATGTGGTTACAGATTTCTGAGAGCCCACGAGTGGTTCGTAATTTGTTAATCAGTGACCTCACCACCGCAggcttctgcttctttttcctttcctttactAATTTAATGGTTCCTTTTCAAAATATTGCGTTGTTAAAAAGAATTACGTTGTTGTAAtctttttgatgcattttcatggattagatttatttgtttttgaggCACTACCAGCTGTCCAGGATTCAATCAGTTATTCAATAAAGGTACTCTCCTCTGTGAACCACAACTGTCTTGTCTCTGTAAACAGTGTTTGTACTACTGTGATCTGCAGCCACATAtgattcagaaaatatcactagttgacttACACATtataatatttttgttaatGAGCTGGGACATTTCATGACCgcttcagttttgtgttttgttgtatttcaaaTGAGCCATGATCAAAGTATTAAATCTACTTGTACAAtgttgcagattctgaatcgaTGATTAGAAATTAAATTTAGGCTTCTATCTTCACTAactcctgagatattgttgctCAAACGGCCTCAATTGTGATTTTGCGAAAATAAAAAAGTGGGTCGACAGTGGGTAATTGTTACAGCTTGGCTCAAAAGCTGTAACTGAAACGGGGAAGCGACAACAGCTGTGTGGTGActaaaattgatttattttcacaaaaacaaccaaaaccatGCATTAAAGTTCCCAAACACTAACCCAAAAACTATTCTGCTGGAGAAAGCAGCTCCTGAGAGACAGAGAGCTGGAATGAAAGTGAAGGAGGTTTTATGCAGCTGAGCCACTGGATCCCAGGTCTGGCTCGATCAGCTGACGACCCTCCCTCAGCcctggaaaagaaaagacaagaacACCTGTTGTCCAGGTGGAGGGTCGTCACACAATTTAAATATATATCTCAGAAAGTGCTTGATTTATCAGTCTAAAACTTCAGATACTATTTTAGATGACCacaatttgaaataaatacatttcaggCAAATTAGAGTTAGTCAAGCAGAAGACCACTGATGCTTTAAGATGGGAAAAACCTGTTAAGACCTCAGCCTTGTCAACACAACTCCCAGTTACACAAGATCCAACAAAGTctgtgtaaaaatatatataaagacTTTACTGTCACCCAAAGTACACATTTCACAATCACCTTACAATAGTCAGCTAAATCTGCCTCATTAGAAATTGTTGAAATTGTTCACACTTGTTTCCAAACTAACATTATACCAATACATGGATTTACACCAATTAGACATaccattatgaccacctgcctaatattgtgttggccCCACTTTTCCTGCTAAAACAGCAATAATCCATCAAGGCATGGActtgaaggtgtgctgtggtgtctggcaccaagatgtaagcaacttgtttgtccagcacatcccacagatgctggatTGGATTGCGATctgggaatttggaggccaagtcgaCATCTCAAATGTGTTTCAACATTCAATGTGCTGGTGTTTTCATTAAACAGTGACAAAATGTgctttacattttatgtttggGTAAATCAAATACTGAAGATGGACACATTTAAAACTGAAAGTTAACTTTCCTTAAAATTTAAACACATGAATTTGATCCAAAAGCTATCTTCAGTACATGATGAACTTAAGGCACTATTATGTATACAAGGCATCCCagtaaaatctaaataattcCCTGCAGACTCCAGCTTGAATTTTGTGGGAATAGAGTTGTAGGTACACTATAAGACTACAGATAGTCTTGTAGTTGTTGCATTTAGGTTTCAATGCAAGCATCTTGACTGATACGTAACCAGGAGGACAAACTCGAACCCTCCTATCAGCTGAAGTAAATCGGTTAATTTATTTGAAATGCCTGAGTGAATGGTTTCATCCTGAGGCTCAAGAGGGCACTTTGCTGATGTGCTGTTGTTCGTCCCTGGGAACTACTTTCCACCTGTTGGGCAGTCCTCCAAATGAAGTCTGAGGATGCCCTGACTGTGTAACCTCATCAGAAGATCAAACTCTGCTGGCATGGCATGGAATTTGTTAGGTTTTATGTCGTCGTAGTAGTGGTTGGTCAGGGGGTGGAGGTCTTGTGGGTGGTTGCTGAAGGGCCAGAATCCATACAGATCAATGTTGTTGCAGAGCTGCAGAGCCAGACTGGTAGTGATGAGGCCGGTACTGAGTCTGCTTTCTCTCAGGCCCTGAGAGCGCCAGAACAGGATCAGACTCTTGAGGTACTCTGGGTTTGAGAAGACTGGTCGGATGGGGCTCTCAAAGTCcttgatggtgttgaaggcccGCAGAGACACAGCAGTGTAGGCGCTAAAGGAAAAGGCATGAATAAGCAGCAGGGAGTTTTCATAGCTACGTAGACTCTCCACAAATGGATGGCGATGTCCATTCAGAGCCCCATACCTGTAAATAAAGAGCTGGCGTGAAGCAAGAAAACTAAAAGAATATTCTGTTTTAAAGGTTACAAagactatttttttttgcataccTGTCATTGAAGATACTTGGGTTTGCCGTCACAAGGTCAGTCTTTATGCCAACATGTTTCTCATATCCGTTTGCCAAAGGAGGGAGATTGCACCTAAGCAAATAGCAATAAAAGCATTATGTGGACTTTTTGTAGACATTACTTTGTGGATTGATGCTGACATCAGTTCTCTACGCTGGATGTCTGTCTTACCTGATAACAAACTGAGCCGAGTCGATCCTTTCTCCACAGCTGCTGTTGATCAGGATCCCACCATTCCCAACAACAGCACAAGTGTCCAATGTTTTACTGGAGAAAGGCTGATCCTGTTAACAGAAACAACAGAACtacatgtaaacacagcaacatTTATAAGAGAAAtaatttatatgtattttaatgTGTGAAAGATCCTTTTTTAAATCTCTTATCGTCAGAATGTGTAGAAATTGACTTAATTGTTGTATGccattgtatatttttttacaaaatttgcAAGAACTGCATTAAAGATCctcattgaaatgaatgggaagtAGGCCAGATGACGGCTAAAACCCAGCTGTGTTTGGAACCCTGTAGCTCTGGTAGATTTTACAGTAGAAACTACATTCAAAGTTTACATTGGTCACAAGGCTTTAGATGTTGTTTCCTTAAATCTGcgtttttactctgccaaggaatggcggagttatgtgacgatcggcgtacgtttttctgtgaatctgttaatctgtgaatctgtctgcaTGAAACATTATTCAATGACGGACCAacacatttggatgaaatttccagggaaggtcagaaatgacacaaggaccaagtgattagattttggcattgatgcggctgataatctggatccacagctttgttaaagatttccctcTGCCAGATATAGCTGCCAGCACGGCGTCACTATAAACACTGACctgaacactgtgtcagttacttgctgacgatcacatgattgcgatcctactacaaaatgACCATTATTTAtaagttggaaatcatacaaggaacaaatgattaaactgtggggtgtttctgagtcccatcaattcctgctgcccgctaTATATTTAGGTCATATGTGCAGCAAACTCCAGCCAGACAATGGTGatgctcctgatgtttcacaaagcttttatttacattcagctgtcagccttattttgaacacaaattcaacTTTCTGTTCTTCACTCCTTTCATCAGGAAACACTGGAAGAGTTTGCCCCCGTTCCAGCAAGGTGTTTCGAAGTTAAGACACATCCTTTGTTAGACAGCAACAGCgcaaccgttttctttcatcttcacGTGATATTTGGACTCACGCATCCTACTAACCTTGGTTGTCCGTTTTGCTTTGACAGTGACATTTGTCAATCTGTTCAGAAGCACTTAATAGATATTTAACATCCACAGTCCAGTCATTAACGAAGAAGATAAACAGATAAATAGAAGATCTGAACTTTCCCACATACCATTTCAGATAAGCTTCATAAAACTGTTTAGACACTTTAGAACAAACAATACACCTCCAAAAGCTCCTGGAAGCAACATGAAGTAAAACTCCAAGGCAGAGAGCGGTAGAGGTCAGAAATGGATCAAATAACCAAATAGAAAGGTCTACTGGCATTTTTCTAGTggaaaattttcatgttttgacaTATTTAATGGCATTCTGATGTACTTATGTGAGCAACATTATTGGTGAATTTATTCTCAGGATCCCTGGGGAAACTGTTTGATTGGAATTTACCTTAAAGCATCTCTTCCAGAGAGTAGAAAACAGTGCATTGATCTTCTTAATAATATAGTGAGATCCATTTTGAAACTCTACTTGGATGAGGCTATCTAACAAGATTTAATTTTTTGGGAGATAATTTGTCAGACCTGCTTAACTGATTGTGAAAGTTccacaaaaataacttttttttccccacttcttATAGTCAGGTCCAAGTTTGTGAGCCCCTTCACCTGAAACAAACCACACTGCAGAGTTGTGTTTATCATGACCCCACATGTAACCAAACACATGACTTGTATCTAGtaggatttctgtttttgtagtaCAACTTGTCATACCTGCTCAATCGGTAACTTTTTGAATAACATTTAAGATGTCAAACAAGGAGAAGATGTTGTATTCATGGATGACAAATGACATACCTTCAAAAAGATGTTGAAGAGCTCTGGAGTCACCTGCAAAGTCTTCTTTTCCCCGTCGTAAACAATCTCCGATCCCACTGGTTTATTGTTTTGGGTAATTAAGGCCTTGTCCAATCCAAGGCACTCGCTGCTCAGCTTAGATCTGTTGAAACACAAAGACTTTGTTGACTTTGACTGAGCAGTACGATTAGGTGTTGAACACAATGACCTGCTATTTGCTGAATAAAAACATCcagttgacatgttttgtggGTTTATGATTTAGAACAATTCCATGTTTATGGAATGATCCTATTCCATGAAAAAATTGCAGTGAGTCAAAGCAGTAATTCAAGTGAAGGTTCTCTATTTTACAATAACTCATATGAATGAGAGACGTGTTATATTTAGACCATGTAGTTATTCTGCATTAATCTGAGCTTCTAGTTCTACATCACCTTCCATGTCTGCagtttaaatcatatttaacacTTAGTTTGTTAGTCTCTTCCCTGCCTGCTATCTTGTTCTACCAGAGAGGATTTTCTTGCCTGAGTTTTTGGTAATTGTCCTCCTGCTTCTTCCAGGTTTGAGAGTAACATTCTACTGCTTTGTGGATGAAATCCctgtgacacaaacacacagacaagtcagctgtgtaattttttttcttcacacacacacctgcacgcacatatacatacatacatacatacatacatacatgaaaTCATTTTCATCTTAACCATTTGTTGTACCATGAAGTCATTTAGTTTTTTCAGTCAATTAGCTACTTCTATAACCTAAACTAAAGCCTAAATTTTGGTATGTAGTTAATTTTTCCCAAGTATTCagattaaaatgttcaaaataaggctttGAGACAATGTCCTTACTTGACTTTCTGGGGATTGTCCTCTTGGTTCTTTGAGTTTTTCTCTACTGCTTTGTTGTTGCCCTCCCTGTAACACAAATGGGACATCATTGCACAGAAGtcatgtgacatttaaaaacacaagtttgTCATTTGTTAAATCTGTCAGAATCAAAACCTGATAATATTGAGGTCTGATGGagttcagaaaatgtattttttttcatctagAGTGAAGCTGAATCAGTTCAATTAAGgttctataaataaaacaagTTTGTTCTTCACCATTTATTGTCCTGTAGAGGCATTTTGTTTCCCCCTTAATTATTAGTTACTTCTATAAAACTAACtaaaatgtctaattttatatgttgtattttctgttttgtttttcaaaatagtCCAACTGAAATGGTAACAATAGGACTTTGAGATAATATCCTTGCCTGATTTTTTCTGGTTTGTCTTCTTGCTTCTTTGAGATTTCAGTTTTACTCTCTGCTACTTTGTCCAGAACCTCCCTGTAACAGAAACAAGTCTAGTGTTTAATCTCTGCGGTGCTGAAGTCACTTGATTAGATAATGCCGTAAATACTTTGGTTGTATGAGGGGAAGCTGTAACTGTGTTTGCTCACGTGCAGCCTTTACAAGGTTTAGAGAGCTGAGAGAGATTTTTCTTCGGAGGCAGTCGGTGAGGTTCCACATTACTTAGATGAAAACAGGACAGATTAGTAAAATACAGATGAACTCGGGAAACTCTGAGCTTCATTTTTATCAGCTTTAttactgttgttttattgtttatatgGTCTTAAAGATTGGCCGCTTCACTGAGTGTATAAAATACCAGTCCCTCCATGAATTGCACCAATTCACATgaattcaaccaatctccgcaaaTTCTGCTcgaccttgcaattttgtccaatcaccgcaacttttccATAATTTTGGCCAGCCTCCCATGAGGTAACCAATCATAGCATTCCCCAGTGCAAACATAATGCAAACATAATGCACGTAATGCACGTAATGCACATAATGCACCAAACTCACTtcctttgtttatgttttg
This window harbors:
- the LOC110961786 gene encoding alpha-2,8-sialyltransferase 8F-like codes for the protein MSHLCYREGNNKAVEKNSKNQEDNPQKVKDFIHKAVECYSQTWKKQEDNYQKLRSKLSSECLGLDKALITQNNKPVGSEIVYDGEKKTLQVTPELFNIFLKDQPFSSKTLDTCAVVGNGGILINSSCGERIDSAQFVIRCNLPPLANGYEKHVGIKTDLVTANPSIFNDRYGALNGHRHPFVESLRSYENSLLLIHAFSFSAYTAVSLRAFNTIKDFESPIRPVFSNPEYLKSLILFWRSQGLRESRLSTGLITTSLALQLCNNIDLYGFWPFSNHPQDLHPLTNHYYDDIKPNKFHAMPAEFDLLMRLHSQGILRLHLEDCPTGGK